Proteins from one Nomia melanderi isolate GNS246 chromosome 3, iyNomMela1, whole genome shotgun sequence genomic window:
- the cos gene encoding kinesin-like protein costa isoform X2: protein MLLTTEEKAANEEEIGSVDISGRLEEPIYSMQIWNFKMLLEHFPKLVQEAEDIFTRLNRNMLPLHLQEDIADWFSLKEEYEYYIFSNNNQWYEETTRQTMQTVQRTGERNRETLRQSSPDKEQKTAVKHFEQEGCNNYNSQNVEKSSKVEKAIGLGKYVNVEEDETDGDEEEGDEKNDEEEDDNDEEKIDPDYYDTGSESPNQKSLRRIKIEKNSGLKLVKVEEHSSASNCLTCSACLESKVSDDKGEGVEVEEEDTDEDELREDEEEQEENDDIDDEEEDEDDYVTRLDNSVFQEKLNEYMKQFKIQTDDIIKIETYDIIKAGSHDDTSESIVKPVAVRRRNSRRNSILPGSEMCNEILAFNNNLKSNQNQMMNNKILEFPGSEIVHDCTPEPIMEQNPSKSKNNSTDLLIDVLETKKLPEPIKELKILMSNNDAKQTQMKKIQLSLDEAQKHMKELKSTAKIRLFMMEDLAKNENTLAKATAKFQHKRTELEKRCSQTESKISEVKSRPDYDFFFKKPLLKKKIELYRNRTVYYKNRLRDIAMIHQTALESFKNSTKIWQSLNASTEEMINLKRQLITEVERKQQLEEELAEDQKKIHELEEKYNLTASKLKEIQSDSEDAKINDKLKSNYPDKKKNLLDVSARITHLDTVLKEKSIDLERTADIDEKEALRNEIQNLRRTRDCLVDEKCDLDEKFQKEKALSTVEERKLLECGETIEAIDAMIEHKNEMICGRKGFDENQAQREKGERMLMERLAKLSEGEMKTLFYKYFLKVIDLKESSKNLEVQVAELESHIETQKWEIQTLTNALKQTKLEAERRIVLMQRKYEQKLLAMYRHIGEETSSSGPETLDTDTELARHIEENENYPYPVRIPPPANAVQRPTTKVTKERNKLIIQKTTGRDKRRK, encoded by the coding sequence ATGTTATTGACAACAGAAGAAAAGGCTGCAAATGAGGAAGAAATAGGTTCTGTAGACATTTCTGGTAGATTAGAGGAACCTATTTATTCAATGCAGATATGGAATTTTAAAATGCTTTTAGAACATTTCCCTAAATTAGTTCAAGAGGCTGAAGATATTTTTACAAGACTCAATCGAAATATGTTACCTCTACATTTGCAAGAAGATATTGCAGATTGGTTTTCTTTGAAAGaagaatatgaatattatattttctctaatAATAATCAGTGGTACGAGGAGACTACAAGACAGACTATGCAAACTGTGCAAAGAACTGGTGAAAGAAATAGGGAAACATTACGACAAAGCTCTCCTGATAAAGAGCAGAAAACAGCAGTAAAACATTTTGAGCAAGAAggatgtaataattataatagtcaaaatgtagaaaaatcaaGTAAAGTTGAAAAAGCCATAGGTTTGGGTAAGTATGTTAATGTAGAAGAGGATGAAACTGATGGagatgaagaagaaggagaTGAAAAAAAtgacgaagaagaagatgataATGATGAAGAAAAAATAGATCCAGATTATTATGATACAGGTTCGGAGTCCCCTAATCAAAAATCATTGAGacgaattaaaattgaaaagaattcaGGTCTTAAACTTGTTAAAGTAGAGGAACACAGTTCTGCAAGTAATTGCTTGACATGTTCTGCATGTTTGGAAAGTAAAGTATCGGATGATAAAGGCGAAGgagtagaagtagaagaagaggaCACAGATGAAGATGAATTAagggaagatgaagaagaacaagaagaaaatgatgatattgatgatgaagaagaagatgaagatgacTATGTTACACGTttagataattcagtttttcaagaaaaattaaatgaatatatgaaacAGTTTAAAATACAGACagatgatattattaaaatagaaacatATGATATTATTAAAGCAGGAAGTCATGACGATACGTCTGAGTCTATAGTAAAGCCTGTCGCAGTTAGACGTAGAAATTCTAGAAGAAACTCAATTCTTCCAGGATCTGAAatgtgtaatgaaatattagcttttaataataatttgaaatctAATCAAAACCAaatgatgaataataaaatactagaaTTTCCTGGTAGTGAGATTGTACATGACTGTACTCCTGAACCAATTATGGAACAGAATCCCtccaaaagtaaaaataattctaCAGACTTGTTAATCGATGTTcttgaaacaaagaaattaccAGAACCCATAAAAGAACTGAAAATTTTGATGTCAAATAATGATGCAAAGCAAACTCAGATGAAAAAGATTCAATTAAGTTTGGATGAGGCTCAAAAACATATGAAAGAGCTTAAATCAACTGCCAAGATTAGACTTTTCATGATGGAGGATTTAGCAAAGAATGAAAATACACTTGCTAAGGCCACAGCAAAATTCCAACATAAACGAACTGAATTAGAAAAAAGATGTTCTCAAACCGAATCAAAAATATCCGAAGTAAAATCAAGACCTGATTATGACTTCTTTTTCAAGAAACCTCTCCTAAAAAAGAAGATCGAATTGTATAGAAATAGAactgtttattataaaaatcgatTAAGGGACATAGCGATGATACATCAGACAGCACTTGAATCATTTAAGAACAGCACGAAAATTTGGCAGTCGCTGAATGCTTCTACAGAGGAAATGATCAATTTGAAAAGGCAGTTGATAACAGAAGTAGAACGGAAACAACAGTTAGAAGAAGAACTCGCAGAAGATCAGAAAAAAATTCACGAATTAGAAGAAAAGTACAATTTGACTGCTTCTAAATTAAAAGAGATACAATCAGACAGTGAGGATGCaaaaattaatgataaattgaaaagtaattatcccgataagaaaaaaaatttattagatGTCAGTGCAAGAATAACACATCTTGATActgttttaaaagaaaaatctatAGATTTGGAAAGGACCGCAGATATAGATGAGAAGGAAGCTCTACGTAACGAAATCCAAAACTTAAGACGAACCAGGGATTGTTTGGTTGATGAAAAATGTGATCTTGatgagaaatttcagaaagagAAAGCCTTGTCGACTGTAGAAGAACGAAAATTATTAGAGTGTGGGGAAACTATCGAAGCTATCGATGCTATGATTGAACATAAGAATGAAATGATATGCGGTAGAAAAGGTTTCGACGAAAATCAAGCACAAcgagagaaaggagagagaaTGTTGATGGAGAGACTAGCGAAGTTATCGGAGGGGgaaatgaaaacattattttataagtatttctTAAAAGTAATTGATTTAAAAGAAAGCTCGAAGAATCTTGAAGTACAAGTTGCCGAATTAGAAAGTCACATAGAAACTCAAAAATGGGAAATACAAACTCTTACTAATGCATTAAAACAGACAAAATTAGAAGCTGAAAGAAGAATCGTTTTAATGCAAAGGAAATATGAGCAGAAATTGCTTGCTATGTATAGACATATTGGAGAAGAAACAAGCAGTTCTGGACCTGAAACGTTAGACACGGATACTGAACTTGCTAGACatatagaagaaaatgaaaattatccaTATCCAGTTAGGATACCACCACCAGCCAATGCAGTTCAAAGACCAACAACCAAAGTAACTAAAGaacgaaataaattgattattcAGAAAACTACTGGCCGTGATAAAAGACGAAAATAA
- the nAChRalpha2 gene encoding nicotinic acetylcholine receptor alpha2 has protein sequence MKMLLRTFILILLARICYGNPDAKRLYDDLLSNYNRLIRPVPNNTDTVVVKLGLRLSQLIDLNLKDQILTTNVWLEHEWQDHKFQWDPAEYGGVTELYVPSEHIWLPDIVLYNNADGEYGVTTMTKAILHYTGKVLWTPPAIFKSSCEIDVRYFPFDQQTCFMKFGSWTYDGFQIDLKHINQNKGNKVEVGIDLREYYPSVEWDILGVPAERHEKYYPCCHEPYPDIFFNITLRRKTLFYTVNLIVPCVSISYLSVLAFYLPADSGEKIALCINILLSQTMFFLLISEIIPSTSLALPLLGKYLLFTMILVGLSVVITIIILNVHYRKPSTHKMAPWVRKIFIRRLPKLLLMRVPDDLLNDLAAHKIHGRGRSGTKSKFTAAVAAAMQSSSIVSSPDSARHQRIGGCNGLHTTTAHNRFLGGIGGYNGLPTVMSGLDESLSDVTPKKKYPFELEKALHNVMFIQHHIQRQDEFNAEDQDWGFVAMVLDRLFLWIFTIASFVGTFTILCEAPALYDDTKPIDMEYSSVAQQQFLPRGDLLETLA, from the exons ATGAAGATGCTATTGCGAACGTTCATTTTGATCCTCTTGGCGAGGATATGCTATGGCAACCCCGACGCGAAGAGACTGTACGACGACTTGCTGTCCAATTACAATCGACTAATTCGGCCCGTCCCCAACAACACAGACACCGTAGTCGTTAAACTCGGACTACGTCTTTCCCAGCTTATAGATCTC AACTTGAAAGATCAGATCCTCACGACGAACGTTTGGCTGGAACAC GAATGGCAAGATCACAAGTTTCAATGGGATCCTGCGGAATACGGAGGTGTCACTGAACTCTACGTCCCCAGCGAGCACATATGGCTTCCCGACATTGTTCTTTACAACAA tGCCGACGGGGAGTACGGAGTCACCACAATGACGAAGGCCATTTTACATTACACCGGAAAAGTGCTGTGGACACCACCAGCGATTTTCAAATCGTCTTGCGAAATAGACGTTCGGTATTTCCCGTTCGATCAACAAACTTGCTTCATGAAATTCGGTTCGTGGACGTACGATGGATTCCAG ATCGATCTTAAGCATATTAATCAGAACAAGGGGAACAAAGTCGAGGTTGGCATCGACCTCCGGGAATATTACCCCAGTGTTGAATGGGACATATTAGGTGTCCCAGCGGAACGGCACGAGAAATACTATCCCTGCTGTCATGAACCTTACCCTGACATTTTCTTCAACATCACGTTACGACGGAAAACACTGTTCTACACTGTGAACCTGATCGTGCCGTGCGTGAGCATCTCCTACTTGTCGGTGCTGGCTTTCTACCTACCCGCTGACTCGGGAGAGAAGATCGCCCTTTGCATTAACATCCTGCTGTCGCAGACCATGTTTTTCCTCCTGATATCCGAGATCATACCATCTACATCGTTAGCTCTACCACTACTGGGCAAATACCTGCTTTTCACGATGATTCTAGTGGGCCTATCGGTAGTGATAACGATCATCATATTGAACGTTCACTACCGCAAGCCCAGCACCCACAAAATGGCACCGTGGGTTCGAAAAATTTTCATCAGAAGATTACCAAAATTATTACTGATGCGAGTGCCGGATGATCTGCTGAACGATCTCGCCGCGCACAAGATACACGGGAGAGGTAGATCGGGGACGAAGAGTAAGTTCACTGCAGCCGTTGCGGCCGCCATGCAATCGTCCTCGATAGTGTCCTCTCCAGACTCCGCTCGACATCAACGAATAGGTG GATGCAACGGTTTGCACACGACGACCGCGCATAATAGATTCTTGGGAGGCATAGGTGGATATAATGGACTTCCTACAGTGATGTCCGGTTTAGACGAATCACTGAGCGACGTGACACCGAAGAAGAAATATCCGTTCGAGCTCGAGAAGGCTTTACACAACGTGATGTTCATTCAGCATCACATACAACGGCAAGACGAATTTAACGCG GAGGATCAAGACTGGGGTTTTGTCGCGATGGTTCTCGATCGACTATTCCTTTGGATCTTCACGATAGCTTCGTTCGTCGGCACGTTTACCATCCTCTGCGAAGCTCCAGCGCTGTACGACGACACCAAACCAATCGATATGGAGTACTCGTCCGTGGCCCAACAACAATTTCTTCCGCGTGGCGATTTGTTGGAAACACTCGCGTAG
- the cos gene encoding kinesin-like protein costa isoform X1, with protein MEEENIHNLNHAYNALTSSALREHNNGIENWKIICFLYKYYDLVCSAEMILQKLNECSNLYIIQVQIKMWFYSKSQCPVRMDDYDFQYFIDGLKEMLLTTEEKAANEEEIGSVDISGRLEEPIYSMQIWNFKMLLEHFPKLVQEAEDIFTRLNRNMLPLHLQEDIADWFSLKEEYEYYIFSNNNQWYEETTRQTMQTVQRTGERNRETLRQSSPDKEQKTAVKHFEQEGCNNYNSQNVEKSSKVEKAIGLGKYVNVEEDETDGDEEEGDEKNDEEEDDNDEEKIDPDYYDTGSESPNQKSLRRIKIEKNSGLKLVKVEEHSSASNCLTCSACLESKVSDDKGEGVEVEEEDTDEDELREDEEEQEENDDIDDEEEDEDDYVTRLDNSVFQEKLNEYMKQFKIQTDDIIKIETYDIIKAGSHDDTSESIVKPVAVRRRNSRRNSILPGSEMCNEILAFNNNLKSNQNQMMNNKILEFPGSEIVHDCTPEPIMEQNPSKSKNNSTDLLIDVLETKKLPEPIKELKILMSNNDAKQTQMKKIQLSLDEAQKHMKELKSTAKIRLFMMEDLAKNENTLAKATAKFQHKRTELEKRCSQTESKISEVKSRPDYDFFFKKPLLKKKIELYRNRTVYYKNRLRDIAMIHQTALESFKNSTKIWQSLNASTEEMINLKRQLITEVERKQQLEEELAEDQKKIHELEEKYNLTASKLKEIQSDSEDAKINDKLKSNYPDKKKNLLDVSARITHLDTVLKEKSIDLERTADIDEKEALRNEIQNLRRTRDCLVDEKCDLDEKFQKEKALSTVEERKLLECGETIEAIDAMIEHKNEMICGRKGFDENQAQREKGERMLMERLAKLSEGEMKTLFYKYFLKVIDLKESSKNLEVQVAELESHIETQKWEIQTLTNALKQTKLEAERRIVLMQRKYEQKLLAMYRHIGEETSSSGPETLDTDTELARHIEENENYPYPVRIPPPANAVQRPTTKVTKERNKLIIQKTTGRDKRRK; from the coding sequence ATGGAAgaagaaaacatacataatttAAATCATGCGTATAACGCATTGACTTCAAGCGCATTAAGGGAACATAATAATGGCATAGAGAATTGGAAGATCATATGtttcttgtataaatattatgatcTAGTATGTAGTGCAGAAATGATTCTCCAGAAACTAAATGAATGTAGTAACTTATATATAATTCAAGTTCAAATCAAAATGTGGTTTTATAGTAAATCACAATGTCCTGTACGCATGGATGATTATGACTTTCAGTATTTTATAGATGGATTGAAAGAAATGTTATTGACAACAGAAGAAAAGGCTGCAAATGAGGAAGAAATAGGTTCTGTAGACATTTCTGGTAGATTAGAGGAACCTATTTATTCAATGCAGATATGGAATTTTAAAATGCTTTTAGAACATTTCCCTAAATTAGTTCAAGAGGCTGAAGATATTTTTACAAGACTCAATCGAAATATGTTACCTCTACATTTGCAAGAAGATATTGCAGATTGGTTTTCTTTGAAAGaagaatatgaatattatattttctctaatAATAATCAGTGGTACGAGGAGACTACAAGACAGACTATGCAAACTGTGCAAAGAACTGGTGAAAGAAATAGGGAAACATTACGACAAAGCTCTCCTGATAAAGAGCAGAAAACAGCAGTAAAACATTTTGAGCAAGAAggatgtaataattataatagtcaaaatgtagaaaaatcaaGTAAAGTTGAAAAAGCCATAGGTTTGGGTAAGTATGTTAATGTAGAAGAGGATGAAACTGATGGagatgaagaagaaggagaTGAAAAAAAtgacgaagaagaagatgataATGATGAAGAAAAAATAGATCCAGATTATTATGATACAGGTTCGGAGTCCCCTAATCAAAAATCATTGAGacgaattaaaattgaaaagaattcaGGTCTTAAACTTGTTAAAGTAGAGGAACACAGTTCTGCAAGTAATTGCTTGACATGTTCTGCATGTTTGGAAAGTAAAGTATCGGATGATAAAGGCGAAGgagtagaagtagaagaagaggaCACAGATGAAGATGAATTAagggaagatgaagaagaacaagaagaaaatgatgatattgatgatgaagaagaagatgaagatgacTATGTTACACGTttagataattcagtttttcaagaaaaattaaatgaatatatgaaacAGTTTAAAATACAGACagatgatattattaaaatagaaacatATGATATTATTAAAGCAGGAAGTCATGACGATACGTCTGAGTCTATAGTAAAGCCTGTCGCAGTTAGACGTAGAAATTCTAGAAGAAACTCAATTCTTCCAGGATCTGAAatgtgtaatgaaatattagcttttaataataatttgaaatctAATCAAAACCAaatgatgaataataaaatactagaaTTTCCTGGTAGTGAGATTGTACATGACTGTACTCCTGAACCAATTATGGAACAGAATCCCtccaaaagtaaaaataattctaCAGACTTGTTAATCGATGTTcttgaaacaaagaaattaccAGAACCCATAAAAGAACTGAAAATTTTGATGTCAAATAATGATGCAAAGCAAACTCAGATGAAAAAGATTCAATTAAGTTTGGATGAGGCTCAAAAACATATGAAAGAGCTTAAATCAACTGCCAAGATTAGACTTTTCATGATGGAGGATTTAGCAAAGAATGAAAATACACTTGCTAAGGCCACAGCAAAATTCCAACATAAACGAACTGAATTAGAAAAAAGATGTTCTCAAACCGAATCAAAAATATCCGAAGTAAAATCAAGACCTGATTATGACTTCTTTTTCAAGAAACCTCTCCTAAAAAAGAAGATCGAATTGTATAGAAATAGAactgtttattataaaaatcgatTAAGGGACATAGCGATGATACATCAGACAGCACTTGAATCATTTAAGAACAGCACGAAAATTTGGCAGTCGCTGAATGCTTCTACAGAGGAAATGATCAATTTGAAAAGGCAGTTGATAACAGAAGTAGAACGGAAACAACAGTTAGAAGAAGAACTCGCAGAAGATCAGAAAAAAATTCACGAATTAGAAGAAAAGTACAATTTGACTGCTTCTAAATTAAAAGAGATACAATCAGACAGTGAGGATGCaaaaattaatgataaattgaaaagtaattatcccgataagaaaaaaaatttattagatGTCAGTGCAAGAATAACACATCTTGATActgttttaaaagaaaaatctatAGATTTGGAAAGGACCGCAGATATAGATGAGAAGGAAGCTCTACGTAACGAAATCCAAAACTTAAGACGAACCAGGGATTGTTTGGTTGATGAAAAATGTGATCTTGatgagaaatttcagaaagagAAAGCCTTGTCGACTGTAGAAGAACGAAAATTATTAGAGTGTGGGGAAACTATCGAAGCTATCGATGCTATGATTGAACATAAGAATGAAATGATATGCGGTAGAAAAGGTTTCGACGAAAATCAAGCACAAcgagagaaaggagagagaaTGTTGATGGAGAGACTAGCGAAGTTATCGGAGGGGgaaatgaaaacattattttataagtatttctTAAAAGTAATTGATTTAAAAGAAAGCTCGAAGAATCTTGAAGTACAAGTTGCCGAATTAGAAAGTCACATAGAAACTCAAAAATGGGAAATACAAACTCTTACTAATGCATTAAAACAGACAAAATTAGAAGCTGAAAGAAGAATCGTTTTAATGCAAAGGAAATATGAGCAGAAATTGCTTGCTATGTATAGACATATTGGAGAAGAAACAAGCAGTTCTGGACCTGAAACGTTAGACACGGATACTGAACTTGCTAGACatatagaagaaaatgaaaattatccaTATCCAGTTAGGATACCACCACCAGCCAATGCAGTTCAAAGACCAACAACCAAAGTAACTAAAGaacgaaataaattgattattcAGAAAACTACTGGCCGTGATAAAAGACGAAAATAA
- the LOC116431990 gene encoding odorant receptor 4-like, whose product MAPKPTHSWLQLFRNLLNLEITCLTYCGLWCIHPKTASILQCGYFIWKISIFAILYVFAITLFAYVCSNIDNMSAATDSGCICAGMAVVIFKAMIYQFNREFIKRLIIEVLKCADDLVEFSNVDHVRDIVKRHYLFNRTIVYGFNLLGSGLVIALLLFSPMEDGLPIRAKYPFNTTIPPWHAIALTIEVVAVSGGVLAILSVESITLLISNLITMQFDVLNVNFENCGRQAVNDTNRVYKERSIEREPSYTFLSRYKTCLRFHQRLMSMASDYNKIYSLSVLFQMCSSTSIICLTGFQAVVVGGQNSDIIKFGVYLSAAISQLFYICWVGNELTYSCSVLDRSQWLSNWHQENFRDIVQVFTSSTMFVRHSIYLKAGPFYVLSLQTFMAIIRTSYSAFALLNTMQTTDS is encoded by the exons ATGGCTCCAAAGCCAACACATTCGTGGCTACAGTTATTCCGAAATTTACTGAATTTGGAAATTACTTGTTTAAC GTATTGTGGACTTTGGTGTATACACCCAAAAACTGCATCGATTCTACAATGcggatattttatttggaaaatatcgATATTTGCGATTTTGTACGTATTCGCGATTACGCTCTTCGCATATGTCTGCTCGAATATAGACAATATGTCAGCTGCTACTGACAGTGGTTGTATTTGTGCTGGAATGGCGGTTGTAATTTTCAAAGCGATGATTTATCAGTTTAACCGCGAGTTCATAAagcgattaataatagaagtatTAAAGTGCGCCGATGATCTCGTCGAGTTTTCCA ATGTCGATCACGTTAGAGATATCGTCAAAAGGCATTACCTATTCAACAGAACGATAGTGTATGGATTTAACTTATTAGGGTCTGGCTTAGTAATAGCTCTATTACTTTTTTCGCCGATGGAGGATGGTTTACCTATCAGAGCAAAGTATCCCTTCAACACAACGATACCACCTTGGCACGCGATTGCTCTTACCATAGAAGTTGTTGCCGTTTCTGGCGGTGTACTAGCGATACTTTCCGTCGAAAGTATTACGCTGCTAATCAGTAATTTAATCACTATGCAATTTGATGTTTTGAACGTAAATTTTGAGAATTGTGGGAGACAAGCAGTGAACGAT ACTAACAGAGTTTACAAAGAACGGAGCATCGAAAGAGAACCGAGCTATACTTTCTTGAGTCGTTACAAGACCTGCCTCCGATTCCATCAGCGATTGATGTCTATGGCCAGTGATTACAATAAAATCTATAGCTTGAGTGTACTCTTTCAGATGTGCTCGAGCACCTCGATTATTTGCTTGACTGGTTTCCAGGCTGTCGTG GTCGGAGGGCAGAACTCGGACATTATAAAGTTCGGGGTATATCTGAGCGCCGCCATATCTCAGCTCTTCTACATCTGTTGGGTGGGAAATGAACTGACCTATTCG TGCTCCGTGCTAGACAGAAGTCAATGGCTCTCGAATTGGCATCAAGAGAATTTTCGTGATATCGTACAAGTGTTCACATCATCGACGATGTTTGTAAGACACTCTATATATCTGAAAGCTGGTCCATTCTATGTGCTGTCTTTGCAAACATTTATGGCG atcatTCGGACTTCTTATTCGGCGTTCGCGTTACTAAACACCATGCAGACAACGGATTCTTAA
- the LOC116433028 gene encoding lipopolysaccharide-induced tumor necrosis factor-alpha factor homolog, translated as MEKNMGFAVGGTEPSAPPTAPPSYEEAVGNITSNPAPPTNLPYPVGEPSMPRPFYNQPSSQPAPSYPTNYPGPGEPSIQRQMPYNPSPNFVPPTEIRIIHQPIAYQLSPNPIKMTCPTCHSSIKTTTISDHQPTAHICCIVLCLLGCCLCSCLPYCMSSFMSVHHFCPNCKNYIGTWKG; from the exons ATGGAGAAGAACATGGGTTTTGCGGTCGGTGGTACAGAACCGTCGGCACCGCCAACAGCACCGCCTTCGTATGAAGAAGCTGTTGGAAATATAACTAGTAATCCGGCACCGCCAACCAACCTTCCATATCCAGTAGGAGAACCTTCTATGCCAAGACCGTTTT ATAATCAACCATCGAGTCAACCGGCGCCGTCATATCCGACGAATTATCCAGGGCCAGGCGAGCCGTCGATTCAAAGGCAGATGCCGTATAACCCGAGTCCAAATTTCGTACCACCGACGGAAATTCGAATTATTCATCAGCCAATTGCGTACCAGCTGAGCCCAAATCCTATAAAAATGACCTGCCCTACCTGCCATTCAAGCATCAAAACAACCACAATATCGGATCATCAACCAACCGCTCATATTTGTTGCATCGTACTCTGCTTACTCGG ATGTTGCCTTTGCTCGTGTCTGCCATACTGCATGAGCAGTTTTATGAGCGTCCATCACTTTTGTCcgaattgtaaaaattatatcgGTACGTGGAAGGGTTGA